The following is a genomic window from Plasmodium knowlesi strain H genome assembly, chromosome: 1.
tTGTGCCCATCCCATCAGGATGCTACTTACGCGcagttatgttttttttttttttttttttttttttcaaaatttttcaaTATATTATTTGGACTTCACTTTGCTAATCCTTTGGGGATCTTTTGTAAACGACTGTTGGATCTTCTCACCTCATTTGCGTCGCGTCCGTGGACGTCCGCGGGGATGAAAAGTAaaagcatttttattttaattattttttattattttattttttattattttattttttttttttttttatgacatGTTGAGGGGAGCACATAGGAAGGGCATGAAACGTTTTCCCATTAAACACAAATTGGTTGCTATAAATCGATTGGTGAAATTAGCGCAAGGGGCAGTTGTGCGAATGAAATAACTACTAGCACCAGAGCCACCTCTTTGCTGTCGCGCTTATACGTACGTAGCGACTgttggaaggggaaaaaaaatatatcgatTTGTTTGACGCGACATAAGTTGGAGTGTTTTTTCCCACGGGatgctccattttgtttttaaagcAACCCTTATTTTCACCTTTGAGTGTAACTTTCTGCAGGTTTTTAGGGGAAGTTGGTAAAGGGAGCCTACCCACGGAGGGATGTTGTTTAATATTCTCCGTTCATCCCCCCCACATTAAGGAGTacggaaaagggaagagcaGCCCACTCCGTTGCACATCAGTGAACACAACCGTTAAGCCATAACTGACGTAGCGTTAGTACGCAGGcgtgtatacatatgggGGGACCACTTAGGGACCTTGCTGATGCAAAGTTAAGACAAGGTTAACCTTTGTCGATCTACCAACCGAGTCAATCACAGGATGAATCCGAGTAGCAacgagaagaagagaaatctGCCTCCGTACGCAGATGATAATGGCTACGATATGCCCCCGGCCGGTGCACCGGCGAGCGTAATGCCGACTAACGTGATGCCGAATAACGTGATGTCGAATAACGTGCTACCGACTAACATGGTACAGGCCAACGTTAGCAGCCCCCCCGCCATGACAATGCACAACCCTTACTTCTACCCTGGGGCGATCATCCCTCAGTACCCCTTCAACACACCCATGTATCAGCAGCCCATGAGCTATGGCCATATGATGCCTTACGGCGACTACGGTTACGGGAACAAGCGGTttgggaagaggaagaaaaattatcacAATTATTCACGCCAGCAAAACAGTGGTGTGTCCATCCTGAAAGAAGCCATTGTGGACCCCTGGGCCCAACAGTACGCCAAGTACCCAAACATAATTTTTGATTGATCTGGAAGGTTAGAAAAGTGTGACAAGGTGTGCAAATCTTCCACACAAATGTGCACCCCCACCCCCTTGGCATAGCTTCACCCCCTCTATTGTGATTGTTCATGGTCTCATTATGTTATTCGATctgatatatatgtatgtatattcttttcctttccttttttttgttttcatttttccacccAGTGAGATAAAAAGACGAAGGTTGATTTGTACACCGGTCGGAGGCATgagaattccttttttttttttttttttttttttttttttccttttcccataATCGTTCTTTGAAGGAGAggaagtttttattttataaaaacaaagTTGACTTAaggtaaaaatgtacaccAAGTAGTGTGGTAAACGGTAGAAATGCTATAGAGCGGGACGCATAGCTGCTGTTCCAGACCGCTTGGTGTACCCTATCTATGTGGGTTTCCCCCCGAACATGATGGAGAGGAGCAGAATGTCTCCGATCTCATAGTTCAACGATAGCAACGTCTTGTTGTCCTCGCGGTAGTTGTACTTGGTACTGTGGACACGAGACAAAAAAGttagttcctttttctcgTTGGAATATACCTTGAATACCCAGTGGGCATCCCTCTTGCGGCTCTCCTGATAAAAATCTTTTACTAACGTTACAATTTCACGCATCGTGATATCCAACCATCCATATATCTGCAGCTCGTTGCTCTGTACTCCGCTTTCTTTGGAAAGTCTAACGTCTTCGACGTTATTATATTCTTCGTCTAGTTTATAGAACAAGCGCAAAAGAAATGGACATGTCTTCTCCCGATTGATCATCCCATTCGGGATTCTAACTTCACTCAACCTATTGTTTCCATGCTCTGGGTAATGCTCATGCCTTCTGTTTTTAGTTAAAACAGTCACATCTTCTTTATACTCCATCTTATCATAGTTGTGTTGTCCATGCGGTCGAACAATCTGACTGTGCATCATCCATCCATATGTCGGTCTCTCCATTCGATCCTCcctttctatatatattttccttttttcaaattcccGATGATGTGTTTCTCCATAGGGTTGCCATTCTCGGTCCCTAAACCTAGgcatttcctcttcttcctcctcctttatcATTCTTGGTCTCCCGTCCCTGAAGGGGTCTCCTCTCTTCATTCTGGAGTGTAAAAACTTTTCATCGTCTTCATCATGGTTGTGATGAATACCATCCTTCCCTCTCCTACCTTCAGCCcgctctccttttcttcgtaCCATTAAGGTACCATAATGTGGCATCCTTCCTTTGGCTAGATATCTCTCGTCACTTCTAATTGAAACGGCCAAATCTGCGGATTCAGCATCACTCAAGTAgggcctcctttttttacgcGTGGGGGCATGATTGGATCTAGATTGCACCTCATGGGAAGAGGTGTCTGTAGCGGATTCATACTCATATGCATCAATTCTTTTCCCACTTCGATTAACCTTATAagctttattttcttttattagcttatttttttttttgtccatgcGTCTTTGTtcacttccccttctttcatcCCCCCCTAGAGTATTTGTATGCCTCTTTGTGGTGCCTTTGTGTGAATGTCTTCTTCCAAGTGGGCTCCTACTATCATCATGGTGATAGTTATGATGCTCCTCTGATTGAGACTCCCCTGAGTTGCCTCTCCAATAATGATACTTTTCGTAATTGAACTTATCGCGTCGGGGTTCCACCTTTGAGTTGTATTTACGCGTTTGTTCTTCactacttcttcttctgcttctttttccactccGATCATCtaccaactttttttttttttttttttttctcttctttgaTTCTTCTTCTGAGGTTAGACTGATTGAGTAGGATGGTTCTCTACTTCGTTCCCTCATCgatccgttttttttcttcatcacatAATTTCTTGAGCCCTTCCTTtcgtcttccctttttcttttgcttcccttctcttcatcGTATCTATGATGGTGGTTCTTACTGGAAAGGTAATCACTACTCACTTTTTTGgggattttcttttttttcttttcatggTGAGACTTGTAATTCAGGTCGCTTATGCTCTCCAGGTCCATATCAGCATCGGTGTAGCCGGTGGAGAGGCTAAAACTGCTTAGCTTGCTATATCTTCCTTCTCGTCCTCCGGCTTCTCCACTCCTGAACCTGtgctttcccttctttttgatctcctttttcctttttcgttcttttctctcTCGACTATGATGACTATAGAGACTTTCTCCACTTCTATCGTGACTGTTCCTGCTAATGTCGCTCGCACTTCTATAGTGGCTATGGTCGGTACGGCGTCTTCGCTTCTCCCCCCTGTCCTTGTGCCTCCTCATTCTGTGACTGCTACTCTCTTTTTcagttttcttttccctcttccgTTTCCTATTGCTCGTCTTTCCGAAGTCGCTAACGGAGAGCAGACTGATGGAGCTCCTATAGGATTTCTCAGAGGTGTCCTCTTTTATCCTCCCCTTATTCTCCTTAAGCCATTTCCCCTTTACACCAGTTTTGTTGCGCTCATCACCAGACTCACTTTTACCTTGTCTTGATTCCACATCTTCCTCCACGAGTTTCTCCTCCCCATCTGCACTTTGGGTGTCGTTCCCCTTGTCCTTTTCCAGAAAGGAGCTTCTCTCGCTGCTACTCATTCTCGAATGGAAACTTTCACGGTGAGTAGAAGAgatagaaatatattttgggAGGGAGTATCACTTCTTTCCATGTCTTGGTTGCCCTTTCCTGTGGCGGTGTGTCATCCAGTGTATACTATGCCCCCGGTAGCGCGTTCTCCCTATTCGGCGTGCAGAACAAAGGAAACACACTCGTGTCCCTCGATCACGTAACACAAGCCCAATGTCACCCTTTCGTTAACTGTACCGAACTTTGTGCGAACGGGAGGAGCTACAATGTGTGAAGCACCTTCCTTACTGCCagtattacaaaaaaaaaaaaaaaaaaaaaaaaaaaaaaaaaaaaaaatatacggaCGGACGGACCTGAAGAAGGAGACCTACCGAGTGGAGAGAACCCCCTCATCAGGAACACGTGCCAAGCGGTTAGAACTCATATACATTCTTCGGGTAGGTACACAACGTAAAGAATGCAACCTCCAAAGGATCAGCATAAACAATGGAGCTTGTTACGCGAAGCAGGTACATGCTGCAATAATCCCCACGTCAATTTGCCTCCTTCCAGAGAGCATTTCCGAATTACCTTCCAATAGgcgggagaggaaaaaaaaaaaaaaaaaaaaaaaaaagtttcatGCTTTATGGATCACTCCACTGTAAAGAGAGTATCATCAACATACCTTCACATGTGACTTTTTTGGCCAAGTGGAAaggacgtaaaaaaaaaacggaacgGTCACACTTTATCGATCCCTCCAGGTATAGTAACTGCCGCAACCGTTGGTTATCACATATGCCTACACAAGTAcctctgcttttttttttttttttttttttttttttttttttaactattcCAATTAATTATGTGCGGTGAGTTATCATCACCGAGTGAGGTGACACaaataaggagaaaagaagaacccACACCTAATTGTTCGCTAAGCCCCTGcgcatttttgtatttcccaTCACCCATacggaaggaggaaatagtaacattatatatttttagtGAGGAATACACTACTATTACCAAATCGGagttcttttctcttttttcttccttctttcatctTGCCCTCATTTTAGGCACATGGAGGAGAATTCGCAAGGCTCCTTCCCCCCTATACCTCCACGTATATATGCGTGAATGTAACTACCCAAGTGAGGACAACCgtccaaaaaagaaaaaaaaatgcataaaggTTGGAGTGGTACACCCTCCTCCTCTGTAAAGTGCTATCACTAATGTGATTGTGATgtatgaggaagaaaaatatcccaCCGGGAGACCAAAGCAGTggccatttgaaaaaaaaaagaaaaagggaaggagttaaagggaaaaggaaaagaaaaggaatagaaggagaaggaaaaaaagaaaaaaaaaaaaaaaaagaaaatgaagcaacCCAGTAGAGAGGTACACATGAGCAAATGAGACGAAGGCGATGTGACGGGGCTGATGTAATCAGGGTTAATCCGTTTCAAAGCTATTTTCCATCCTCCAAATGGCACATGTGGCTTACACTTGTCATATCCCTTTTAAGGGTTGGAAAAGTCGACAGGCAGTTCTGTCTGACCCTTTATCATGAGTACCAAATAAATGCCTACTCAATCTGACGAATAAATAGCGTACTCCAATTGTTTCCGATTTGAGTACCAGGTATTATGAATGCAGAATGTTCCAAGAGAAGACGCGTTATCACGTTGGTTCGCTCAAGTGAGCAATGAAATATCTACCCTTAATTCATCTTCATTTAAGCTCCGCCCACTGTAGATTTTTCTATTACATGCTTACAAATGGGGTAGAGGATAAGAGAGGGACTTCCCCTCCgaatgaaaaacaaaatggccATCCCTTTGGAGAATCTCCCTTGTCATATAAACGAGCCAATTATGTTTTTCATACTCGTACCTATTACGGTTTAAATGTATCCATCCCTTTAAGCCTTTCCTAGTCATCTCATGCAAGTCGATGGGATATACATCAGCTACCTTTCTATATTTCGCTCAGCAGAGCCAATTGaacagggggggaggagcaCTTCTTATATTTCCTCCGTTTGTGCACACAGCCagaattattaattttttcataaaatgaAAGGTGTCCATTTCGCTACTTCCCACTAAGGGAACCGCTTagaaaagagtaaaaaatgCACCTTTTCATATGGCCCGTCTATAATTCCCTCTCTCGCGTTGTTGTCATCCGGCTGCACGCGTAACCATGCAGACCCAGGTATCCAAATCATGAGGGCAATTTCTTACACACAATGAACatgcgcacatatatatgagcGATATGGCAATGAtaattgacaaaaaaaatggacaaacgTTTCTATTACTCCAAGTCAATCATTTCCCCCCTGTGGGAAGTTCTGATCGTTGCTGCGCTCCGGACACGTTTGCAGCGGTGAACATTTATAAGCGCTTCGTCATCCCACGCTATGCCACGCAACATCACATTGTGccatctttattttttctccacttcccGAACCTTTGGGTATTAAAATTCTCCATGGCGGAGCACATGCATGCATAAGTGAAATAGCGTCAAACaccacatacatacatattgGATTGTGTTTACGTGTGGCTGCACGCCAATGAATTCTTCATCTCCAGCTAAACTGGAATTCACGtccatgtgcacatgtgatTTCCCGCCAGTGGCGCAACTCGCGCACTATATGGGGGCATATACGAACGAAAACTACACACGTACatggatatatatacaaGAGAGCAGCgtactccaaaaaaaaaaaaaaagcattcgTGCGAAATGGATAAAATGAATCAAAATGGAGTAAACAAACATTCACCATTTTTGTGTGTCCTTCGGAATCGTTAAATTCCGTCCATgacaaacatttttttttttttttttttttttttttttttcttatgtacAATATGTAGTATAGTGCAGGAATTCGTTtcgtgccccttttttttttttttttttttttttttttacaaaaatttcccccccccgcgatcaattttttgttaaaaaaaaaaaaaaaaaaaaaaaaaaaaaaaaatgaagagcgaAACAACGGGAGAAGTTAACTAGATCAAATTAACTGCTAAtaaccatatttttttttaactctcCTGCGTATGGGGGTGTATTCCTGttcgtatgtatatgccCACGGCTGTGCGCCCGGCGGCGCCGTTATACTTCCCCCGCGATTGACGTGATACCTTTCCTCACGTTGACGCAGTGCCCCCATCATCACGTCTATAAGGAGGATTTCGAGGTGGTAATTATAAGAGGTGATAATAAAGACTGTGGAGCAGTGCGACGACCACGACATTTTTTGTATCACGGTCGGCACCCCGCAAATCATCGCAATCGCAGCGAGCACTCACCCACTCACCCTCCTTGCGCGAATGAAGGTGAAGAACACGCTATTCATTTTCGGGTCAGGCGAGTGCGGCCAATTGCCGCCCGAGTACTGCGCAGACTACGTGCAGGTGAACCCGACAGCCGTGCATAACCTTCCGAACGACATCGACCAAGTCGTTTGTGGATCGATGCACACAATCATAAAGACCAAAGATGACAGGTTGTTCTCCTTTGGGTGTAATGACATGGGCGTTCTCGGACGAAAGACCCATGCCAATAGCGCCAAGGACCCAGAACACTCTCCAACGTTACTGAACTTCACTAGCAACTCAAAGATTAAGAAGATTACTTGCGGAGATAATCACACTGCTCTTCTCCTAGAAAACGGAAAGGTATACATTACGGGGGGGTTTAGGGATTCTTGTGGGGTTCTAggaattccttcttttcaaaaaaggggagaaataaTACATAAGTCGGAAGAATTCTTGGAGGTAAATTTTTCCTATGCCTACGATGGGAACACTTCACATAGTTACGCTGAAGAGGTACAGAAAGCCATGGAGAGAGGTGTCATAATAAGTAACATAATATCGGGAGAAGATCACCTGGTTTGTCTAGAAGAGAGCGGAGAGTACATATACACCATGGGAAATAGTGACTCATGCCAAGTGTGCAACACCTTCTACGATGTAGAATTTGCCAATGATATGAGGAACAGATACATCTTCCCGAACCGCTACCACTTCAAGGATTTTGGGCTCCCATCAAAGTTTAAAAACATTTACTGTGGTGGTAACAACACTTTTGTTCAGTTAGAAACATCTCTAGATGTTTATGCAATAGGAAGAAATGCCTACGGGTCATGTGGTGTATCTATGAAAGATAATATCATAAAAaagtttgcaaaaattgaagagTTGTCATCGAAGGAGATAATACAACTGTGTGGTGGACAAAGCTTTACCGTCTGCTtacttaaaaataatgacatGTACATTTGGGGGAACCGAGAAATATTGGGCATGGAATCTGAGGAAGATGCCTACTCTCCTCAAGAGCTAACATtcttcaaaaagaaaaaacttcttataaaaaatatttcttgtGGAACGGACCACTGTCTAGTGTTAACGGAGAGTGGTAAACTTTTCGGATGGGGCACAGGAGGAAATGACTTTGAAGAAGATACATGCATAGCTGtcatcgaaaaaaatgaaccatCAGAAATTGCGTTCCATAATTTTGTTACCAAAAATTTTGCCAAAGGTAGGAAAGACAGCGAAGTATCAATTAGCAATATTAAAATTCTATCCTTTGCAGGGGGATCATCCCACTGTGCTTTTATTACATCACATGTGGATTCGGAGAGAATGTCTATTAAAAGGGGTCATGAAGAAGTATATGAGGAAAACGATATGTTCGTGAAGAAACACAGAAGGGAAAACTTCCTCCAGATGGGAATGGATGAATTGCATGTGGAGAAGGTACATGAGGGAGATGTCCATTTAGAAGGTGCCCATTTAGAAGATGCCACGAATGAACAAGGTGAAGATCCTCTCCATATGGACAAACCTGACAAAGTCGGAGATAGGGAAAACAACAAAGGAAGCTTCTTCAAGGAACTTTTCTACAACCCACAAACACCAGTTAATAGCCAGTACTACATACAGTCAAAGGATTTAGAAAACATGGATAGCGAATTTGTAGGCACCGTGGATAAGACCACCGTGAGTAAGGATACtcagaaaaggagaagaagcgtTAAGACCAAGCCTTACTTAAGCAACGAAAGCCCAACAAGGAGACAACCAAGGAGGTCTTGCAAAGAGAACATCAACCTGAGTGAAAAAACTTATAGACAGTTTTACCAAATTGTGGACACCCCTATATCgaagaaaaaacggaagaCGACACCTTCTTCTATGACAAGGAACGTTAAGATGAAGGTATCTCCATCAGAGAGGATAAACAAATCTAGGTCTGTTGGTGGAAAGCGAGAAAGCGTAGAAAGGTCTTACTCTAAGAGAGACAACCCCAAACATGAATTCGATTCGCAGACACCTGATGCGAAGGTTGTCCGCGGAAAATCGTCCAAAATGAAGAGTTAGATGGCTCTTCTCAAGGGCATTCAAAAAGTTCTTCCCCTCATCTCTatcactcttttttttttttttttttttttttttctcattcgtgaagcatatgtgtatgactACGCTAGGGAGTGATGCGGGCAACCTCAATGCGTGTGTATGTTTGCCGTGCGGTACAAGTCCACTCTATCTCACAGATGCGGGTACTGTATTATCACCGCACTCACCCAATGAGCTGTGCATTTTATTATACCAACCCACCTTATTTCGTTTGTTTCATTATTCTTAGTCCTATCCTTTTAgtgcattttcttttaagaaGCCCGGCACTGTGTCACCGTTTGGTTGCCcgtcatatatatattcattttgtcATTGGGGCACCACGAAGCATGTCTGACGTGGTGCGTCTAACGTGGCCCTCGTAACAGGGGAGTTTTACTGATCGCATGCTATGCCCATGCTATGTCCCACCCCCGTCTTAGCCATTTGTACACTATCAGAATTAATAAAGCCAAAACTGTATTCCtaggaaaaaatagcatTTCCCCCCTGTACTCTGCCGCACGGGGAAGGGGAGGAACT
Proteins encoded in this region:
- a CDS encoding histone deacetylase complex subunit SAP18, putative — encoded protein: MSSSERSSFLEKDKGNDTQSADGEEKLVEEDVESRQGKSESGDERNKTGVKGKWLKENKGRIKEDTSEKSYRSSISLLSVSDFGKTSNRKRKREKKTEKESSSHRMRRHKDRGEKRRRRTDHSHYRSASDISRNSHDRSGESLYSHHSRERKERKRKKEIKKKGKHRFRSGEAGGREGRYSKLSSFSLSTGYTDADMDLESISDLNYKSHHEKKKKKIPKKVSSDYLSSKNHHHRYDEEKGSKRKREDERKGSRNYVMKKKNGSMRERSREPSYSISLTSEEESKKRKKKKKKKLVDDRSGKRSRRRSSEEQTRKYNSKVEPRRDKFNYEKYHYWRGNSGESQSEEHHNYHHDDSRSPLGRRHSHKGTTKRHTNTLGGDERRGSEQRRMDKKKNKLIKENKAYKVNRSGKRIDAYEYESATDTSSHEVQSRSNHAPTRKKRRPYLSDAESADLAVSIRSDERYLAKGRMPHYGTLMVRRKGERAEGRRGKDGIHHNHDEDDEKFLHSRMKRGDPFRDGRPRMIKEEEEEEMPRFRDREWQPYGETHHREFEKRKIYIEREDRMERPTYGWMMHSQIVRPHGQHNYDKMEYKEDVTVLTKNRRHEHYPEHGNNRLSEVRIPNGMINREKTCPFLLRLFYKLDEEYNNVEDVRLSKESGVQSNELQIYGWLDITMREIVTLVKDFYQESRKRDAHWVFKVYSNEKKELTFLSRVHSTKYNYREDNKTLLSLNYEIGDILLLSIMFGGKPT
- a CDS encoding regulator of chromosome condensation, putative; amino-acid sequence: MKVKNTLFIFGSGECGQLPPEYCADYVQVNPTAVHNLPNDIDQVVCGSMHTIIKTKDDRLFSFGCNDMGVLGRKTHANSAKDPEHSPTLLNFTSNSKIKKITCGDNHTALLLENGKVYITGGFRDSCGVLGIPSFQKRGEIIHKSEEFLEVNFSYAYDGNTSHSYAEEVQKAMERGVIISNIISGEDHLVCLEESGEYIYTMGNSDSCQVCNTFYDVEFANDMRNRYIFPNRYHFKDFGLPSKFKNIYCGGNNTFVQLETSLDVYAIGRNAYGSCGVSMKDNIIKKFAKIEELSSKEIIQLCGGQSFTVCLLKNNDMYIWGNREILGMESEEDAYSPQELTFFKKKKLLIKNISCGTDHCLVLTESGKLFGWGTGGNDFEEDTCIAVIEKNEPSEIAFHNFVTKNFAKGRKDSEVSISNIKILSFAGGSSHCAFITSHVDSERMSIKRGHEEVYEENDMFVKKHRRENFLQMGMDELHVEKVHEGDVHLEGAHLEDATNEQGEDPLHMDKPDKVGDRENNKGSFFKELFYNPQTPVNSQYYIQSKDLENMDSEFVGTVDKTTVSKDTQKRRRSVKTKPYLSNESPTRRQPRRSCKENINLSEKTYRQFYQIVDTPISKKKRKTTPSSMTRNVKMKVSPSERINKSRSVGGKRESVERSYSKRDNPKHEFDSQTPDAKVVRGKSSKMKS